In a genomic window of Saccharothrix sp. HUAS TT1:
- a CDS encoding glycosyltransferase family 4 protein, giving the protein MRVLMLSWEYPPVVVGGLGRHVHALAGHLAAQGHEVVVLCRQPAGTDAVTHPTSDTAVDGVRLIRVAEDPMHLVFERDLVAWTLAMGHAMVRAGSALLRDWRPDVVHAHDWLVTHPAVALAEACGAPLVATVHATEAGRHSGWLSQTLNQQVHSVEWWLANRADALITCSGAMRAEVAHLFEVEPSTITVLHNGIEPRRWRVRSSDVAAARAAHGAAGAPLLLFFGRLEWEKGVQDLIAALARIRRVHPGARLVVAGTGTHREWLVDQARKHKVRRAVDFVGHLSDRALAAVLAAADAVVLPSRYEPFGIVALEAAAAGTPLVASTAGGLGEVVVDGVTGLSFAPGDVDALATAVRSVLADRPSATRRARAAKARLVTDFDWSSIATDTAAVYRAATVRAHPALGRPKIPTGNAFL; this is encoded by the coding sequence ATGCGCGTGCTGATGTTGTCGTGGGAGTACCCGCCCGTCGTCGTGGGCGGGCTGGGTCGGCACGTGCACGCGCTGGCCGGGCACCTGGCCGCGCAGGGGCACGAGGTGGTCGTGCTGTGCCGGCAGCCGGCCGGGACCGACGCGGTCACGCACCCGACGTCGGACACCGCCGTCGACGGCGTGCGGCTGATCCGGGTCGCCGAGGACCCGATGCACCTGGTGTTCGAGCGCGACCTGGTGGCGTGGACGCTGGCCATGGGCCACGCCATGGTCCGGGCCGGGTCGGCGCTGCTGCGCGACTGGCGGCCGGACGTGGTGCACGCGCACGACTGGCTGGTCACGCACCCCGCGGTCGCTCTGGCGGAGGCGTGCGGCGCGCCGCTGGTGGCGACCGTGCACGCGACCGAGGCCGGGCGGCACAGCGGGTGGCTGTCGCAGACGTTGAACCAGCAGGTGCACTCGGTGGAGTGGTGGCTGGCGAACCGGGCGGACGCGCTGATCACGTGCTCGGGGGCGATGCGGGCCGAGGTGGCGCACCTGTTCGAGGTGGAGCCGTCGACGATCACGGTGCTGCACAACGGCATCGAGCCGCGCAGGTGGCGGGTGCGGTCGTCCGACGTGGCCGCCGCGCGTGCCGCGCACGGCGCTGCCGGCGCGCCGCTGCTGCTGTTCTTCGGGCGGCTGGAGTGGGAGAAGGGCGTGCAGGACCTGATCGCCGCCCTGGCCCGCATCCGGCGCGTCCACCCCGGTGCCCGCCTGGTCGTGGCCGGCACCGGGACGCACCGCGAGTGGTTGGTGGACCAGGCGCGCAAGCACAAGGTGCGCCGGGCGGTGGACTTCGTCGGCCACCTGTCGGACCGCGCGCTGGCGGCGGTGCTGGCGGCGGCGGACGCGGTCGTGCTGCCGAGCCGGTACGAGCCGTTCGGCATCGTGGCGCTGGAAGCGGCGGCGGCGGGCACGCCCCTGGTCGCCTCCACCGCCGGCGGTCTCGGCGAGGTCGTGGTGGACGGCGTCACGGGCCTGTCCTTCGCGCCCGGCGACGTGGACGCCCTGGCGACCGCCGTCCGCTCCGTCCTGGCCGACCGCCCGTCCGCGACCCGCCGCGCCCGCGCCGCGAAGGCGAGGCTGGTTACCGACTTCGACTGGTCCAGCATCGCCACCGACACCGCCGCCGTCTACCGCGCCGCCACCGTCCGGGCCCACCCCGCCCTGGGCCGCCCGAAGATCCCGACCGGGAACGCGTTCCTCTAG
- a CDS encoding 1,4-alpha-glucan branching protein domain-containing protein, translating to MTDEGTFCLVLHSHLPWLAHHGAWPVGEEWLYQAWAHSYLPVVDLLERFADEGREDVLTLGVTPVLAAQLDDPYCLRGLHDWLGDWQLRAHGAAPRLPDLGAREHRASAWALERFETRWRHGFSPVLRSLVDSRAVELLGGPAAHPFQPLLDQRLRMFSLRTGLADTALRIGSAPEGIWAPECAYAPGMEHDYARAGVRRFLVDGPSLHGDTAAARPVGDSDVLCFGRDLEVSYRVWSPKVGYPGDPAYRDFHTYDHPSGLKPSRVTGKNVEPADKRPYDPDLAAEAVRRHAADFVDTVVRRLRALKERHGKPSLVVAAYDTELYGHWWHEGPAWLEAVLRLLPSAGVRVTTLRGAVEAGHVGAPVEVPPSSWGAGKGWHVWNGPQVADIVHGNAEVQRELLALDLSGAARDPVADQAVREALLALSSDWAFMVTKDSAADYARYRAEVHADRFRELAALRRAGRGRDRAAELRLVDGPFGRLDARGLAG from the coding sequence GTGACCGACGAGGGCACGTTCTGCCTGGTCCTGCACAGCCACCTGCCGTGGCTGGCGCACCACGGCGCCTGGCCGGTCGGCGAGGAGTGGCTGTACCAGGCGTGGGCGCACTCGTACCTGCCCGTGGTCGACCTGCTGGAGCGGTTCGCCGACGAGGGCCGCGAGGACGTGCTGACGCTCGGCGTCACGCCGGTCCTGGCCGCGCAGCTGGACGACCCGTACTGCCTGCGCGGCCTGCACGACTGGCTGGGCGACTGGCAGCTGCGGGCGCACGGCGCGGCGCCCCGGCTGCCGGACCTGGGCGCGCGCGAGCACCGCGCGTCGGCGTGGGCGCTGGAGCGGTTCGAGACGCGGTGGCGGCACGGCTTCTCGCCGGTGCTGCGGTCCCTCGTGGACTCGCGGGCGGTCGAGCTGCTGGGCGGACCGGCCGCGCACCCGTTCCAGCCGCTGCTCGACCAGCGGCTGCGGATGTTCTCGCTGCGCACCGGGTTGGCCGACACCGCGCTGCGGATCGGGTCGGCGCCCGAGGGCATCTGGGCGCCGGAGTGCGCGTACGCGCCGGGCATGGAGCACGACTACGCGCGCGCCGGCGTGCGGCGGTTCCTGGTGGACGGCCCGTCGCTGCACGGCGACACCGCCGCGGCCCGGCCGGTCGGGGACTCGGACGTGCTGTGCTTCGGGCGCGACCTGGAGGTGTCGTACCGGGTGTGGTCGCCCAAGGTCGGCTACCCCGGCGACCCGGCCTACCGGGACTTCCACACCTACGACCACCCCAGCGGGCTCAAGCCGTCCCGGGTGACCGGGAAGAACGTGGAGCCGGCCGACAAGCGGCCGTACGACCCGGACCTGGCCGCCGAGGCGGTCCGGCGGCACGCGGCGGACTTCGTCGACACGGTGGTGCGGCGGCTGCGGGCGTTGAAGGAGCGGCACGGCAAGCCGTCCCTGGTGGTCGCCGCGTACGACACCGAGCTGTACGGGCACTGGTGGCACGAGGGCCCGGCGTGGCTGGAGGCGGTGCTGCGGCTGCTGCCGTCGGCCGGGGTGCGGGTGACCACGTTGCGCGGCGCGGTCGAGGCCGGGCACGTCGGCGCGCCGGTCGAGGTGCCGCCGTCGTCGTGGGGCGCGGGCAAGGGCTGGCACGTGTGGAACGGTCCGCAGGTCGCCGACATCGTGCACGGCAACGCCGAGGTCCAGCGGGAGCTGCTGGCGCTGGACCTGTCCGGCGCGGCGCGCGACCCGGTGGCCGACCAGGCCGTGCGGGAGGCGCTGCTCGCGCTGTCCAGCGACTGGGCGTTCATGGTCACCAAGGACTCGGCCGCCGACTACGCCCGCTACCGGGCCGAGGTGCACGCCGACCGGTTCCGGGAACTCGCCGCCCTGCGGCGGGCGGGGCGCGGGCGTGACCGGGCGGCCGAGCTGCGACTGGTCGACGGCCCGTTCGGCCGGCTCGACGCGCGAGGGCTGGCCGGTTGA
- a CDS encoding methyltransferase domain-containing protein, whose translation MTVEPLPLTGERTVPGIAEENYWFRRHEAAYLDLVRHCGGAVVLEAGCGEGYGAALIARRAARVVALDYDETTAAHAGRAYPELAVLRGNLASLPLRDGSVDVVANLQVIEHLWDQPGFLAECARVLRPGGRLLVTTPNRITFSPGRDTPLNPFHTRELAPAELHELLVDAGLRVELLAGLRHGPALRALDERFGGSVIDAQVAVVVDGGEWPEDLLAAVASVRAEDFEITTDDLDASLDLVAVAVRR comes from the coding sequence GTGACCGTCGAGCCGCTGCCCCTCACCGGTGAGCGCACCGTGCCCGGGATCGCCGAGGAGAACTACTGGTTCAGGCGCCACGAGGCGGCCTACCTGGACCTCGTCCGGCACTGCGGCGGCGCGGTCGTGCTGGAGGCGGGGTGCGGCGAGGGCTACGGCGCCGCGCTCATCGCCCGGCGCGCCGCGCGGGTCGTCGCGCTCGACTACGACGAGACGACCGCCGCGCACGCCGGCCGCGCGTACCCGGAGCTGGCGGTGCTGCGCGGCAACCTGGCGTCGCTGCCGCTGCGCGACGGGAGCGTGGACGTGGTGGCGAACCTCCAGGTCATCGAGCACCTGTGGGACCAGCCCGGCTTCCTGGCCGAGTGCGCCCGGGTGCTGCGGCCCGGCGGGCGGCTGCTCGTCACCACGCCGAACCGGATCACCTTCTCCCCCGGTCGCGACACGCCGCTCAACCCGTTCCACACGCGCGAGCTGGCGCCCGCCGAGCTGCACGAGCTGCTGGTCGACGCGGGCCTGCGGGTCGAGCTGCTGGCCGGGCTGCGGCACGGTCCGGCGCTGCGCGCCCTGGACGAGCGGTTCGGCGGGTCGGTCATCGACGCGCAGGTGGCCGTCGTGGTGGACGGCGGCGAGTGGCCCGAGGACCTGCTGGCCGCCGTGGCGTCGGTGCGCGCCGAGGACTTCGAGATCACCACCGACGACCTGGACGCGAGCCTGGACCTGGTCGCCGTGGCGGTGCGCCGGTGA